From a region of the Cololabis saira isolate AMF1-May2022 chromosome 8, fColSai1.1, whole genome shotgun sequence genome:
- the mcm2 gene encoding DNA replication licensing factor MCM2, with translation MADSSESFHVATSPSRASRRGDPTSSPGRDLPPFEDESEGLLGDGSGLLGDALPDEDDGDGEELIGDGMERDYRVIPELDRYEAEGLDLDDDDLSELSPGARAAAEETMRRRDREQGLGRRGRPELLYDSDDEDDGRPAARRRRLAERAAEGVTDGDEDEMIESIENLEDMKGHTVREWVSMAAPRLEIYNRFKNFLRTHVDENGHNVFKERISDMCKENKESLLVNYEDLAAREHVLAYFLPEAPAEMLKIFDEAAKEVVLAMYPKYHRIAHEIHVRICNLPLVEEIRSLRQLHLNQLIRTGGVVSSCTGVLPQLGLVKYNCNKCSFVLGPFFQNQNQEVKPGSCPECQSLGPFEINMEETVYQNYQRITLQESPGKVAAGRLPRSKDAILLADLVDSCKPGDEIELTGIYHNNYDGSLNMANGFPVFATVILANHVARRDEGVAVAELTDEDVKAIVALSKDERVGERVFASMAPSIYGHEDIKRALALALFGGEPKNPGGKHKVRGDINILLCGDPGTAKSQFLKYVEKLASRAVFTTGQGASAVGLTAYVQRHPVTREWTLEAGALVLADRGVCLIDEFDKMNDADRTSIHEAMEQQSISISKAGIVTSLQARCTVMAASNPIGGRYDPSLTFAENVDLTEPIVSRFDILCVVRDTVDPVQDEMLARFVVGSHIKHHPGNKEGGVALEELVLPNTSDAPTIPQELLRKYIIYAKERVHPKLNQMDQDKVARIYSDLRKESMATGSIPITVRHIESMIRMAESHAKMHLRDYVLEDDVNMAIRVMLESFIDTQKFSVMRGMRKTFARYLAFRRDNNELLLFILKQLVAEQAAYQRNRYGNQNQNQLEIPEKDLQDKARQINVHNLSSFYDSELFRSNKFSHDGKKKLILQQL, from the exons ATGGCG GATTCGTCGGAGTCGTTCCACGTGGCCACCAGCCCCAGCCGGGCCTCCCGGCGGGGCGACCCGACCTCCAGCCCGGGCCGGGACCTGCCGCCCTTCGAGGACGAGTCGGAGGGGCTGCTGGGCGACGGCTCGGGCCTGCTGGGCGACGCGCTGCCCGACGAGGACGACGGGGACGGGGAGGAGCTGATCGGGGACGGCATGGAGCGGGACTACCGGGTCATCCCCGAGCTGGACCGCTACGAGGCCGAGGGCCTGGACCTGGACGACGACGACCTGTCGGAGCTGTCGCCGGGGGCCCGCGCCGCCGCCGAGGAGACCATGAGGAGGAGGGACCGCGAGCAGGGcctggggaggagggggaggcccGAGCTGCTGTACG ACAGCGACGACGAGGACGACGGGCGCCCGGcggcgcggcggcggcggctagCGGAGCGGGCGGCCGAGGGCGTGACGGACGGAGACGAGGACGAGATGATCGAGAGCATCGAGAACCTGGAGGACATGAAG GGCCACACGGTGAGGGAGTGGGTTTCCATGGCGGCTCCGCGGCTGGAGATCTACAACCGCTTCAAGAACTTCCTGAGGACGCACGTGGACGAGAACGGACACAACGTGTTCAAGGAGAGGATCAGCGACATGTGCAAag AGAACAAGGAGAGTCTGCTGGTGAACTACGAGGACCTGGCGGCCCGGGAACACGTGCTGGCGTACTTCCTCCCTGAAGCCCCGGCAGAGATGCTGAAG ATCTTTGACGAGGCGGCCAAGGAGGTGGTTCTGGCCATGTACCCCAAGTACCACCGGATCGCCCACGAGATCCACGTCCGGATCTGCAACCTGCCCCTGGTGGAGGAGATCCGGTCCCTACG GCAGCTgcacctgaaccagctgatccGGACCGGCGGCGTGGTCTCCAGCTGCACCGGCGTGCTGCCGCAGCTCGGCCTGGTCAAGTACAACTGCAACAAGTGCAGCTTCGTGCTGGGCCCGTtcttccagaaccagaaccaggaggtGAAGCCCGGGTCCTGCCCCGAGTGCCAGTCGCTGGGCCCGTTTGAGATCAACATGGAGGAG acggTGTACCAGAACTACCAGAGGATCACCCTCCAGGAGAGTCCGGGGAAAGTGGCCGCCGGTCGCCTGCCGCGCTCCAAGGACGCCATCCTGCTGGCCGACCTGGTGGACAGCTGCAAGCCCGGGGACGAGATC GAACTGACGGGAATCTACCACAACAACTACGACGGCTCCCTCAACATGGCCAACGGCTTCCCGGTGTTCGCCACGGTGATCCTGGCCAATCACGTGGCCCGCAGGGACGAGGGCGTGGCCGTGGCCGAGCTCACCGACGAGGACGTCAAGGCCATCGTGGCGCTGTCCAAGGACGAGCGCGTCGGCGAGCGG GTGTTTGCTAGCATGGCGCCGTCCATCTACGGCCACGAGGACATCAAGCGGGCCCTGGCGCTGGCGCTGTTCGGGGGGGAACCCAAGAACCCAG GCGGGAAGCACAAGGTGCGCGGTGACATCAACATCCTGCTGTGTGGCGACCCGGGAACCGCCAAGTCCCAGTTCCTCAA GTACGTGGAGAAGCTGGCCAGCCGGGCCGTGTTCACCACGGGTCAGGGGGCGTCGGCCGTCGGGCTAACGGCGTACGTGCAGCGACACCCGGTGACCCGGGAGTGGACCCTGGAGGCCGGGGCGCTGGTTCTGGCGGACCGGGGGGTGTGTCTCATCGACGAGTTCGACaag ATGAACGACGCGGACCGCACCAGCATCCACGAGGCCATGGAGCAGCAGAGCATCTCCATCTCCAAGGCCGGGATCGTCACGTCTCTGCAGGCTCGCTGCACCGTCATGGCCGCCTCCAACCCCATCg GCGGCAGGTACGACCCGTCTCTCACCTTCGCCGAGAACGTGGACCTGACGGAACCGATCGTGTCGCGTTTCGACATCCTGTGTGTGGTCCGGGACACGGTGGACCCGGTCCAG GACGAGATGCTGGCCCGGTTCGTGGTCGGCTCCCACATCAAGCATCACCCCGGCAACaaggaagggggcgtggccttgGAGGAGCTGGTTCTGCCCAACACGTCGGACGCCCCGACCATCCCCCAGGAGCTGCTGAGGAAGTACATCATCTACGCCAAGGAGCGG gTCCACCCCAAGCTGAACCAGATGGACCAGGACAAGGTGGCCCGGATCTACAGCGACCTGCGCAAGGAGTCCATG GCCACCGGCAGCATCCCCATCACCGTCCGCCACATCGAGTCGATGATCCGCATGGCGGAGTCTCACGCTAAGATGCACCTGCGCGACTACGTCCTGGAGGACGACGTGAACATGGCCATCCGCGTCATGTTGGAGAGCTTCATCGACACGCAGAAGTTCAGCGTCATGAGGggcatgaggaag ACGTTTGCCCGCTACCTGGCGTTCCGCCGCGACAACAACGAGCTGCTGCTCTTCATCCTGAAGCAGCTGGTGGCCGAGCAGGCGGCCTATCAGAGGAACCGCTacgggaaccagaaccagaaccagctggaGATCCCCGAGAAGGACCTGCAGGACAAg GCGCGGCAGATCAACGTCCACAACCTCTCCTCCTTCTACGACAGCGAGCTCTTCCGCTCCAACAAGTTCAGCCACGACGGCAAGAAGAAGCTGATCCTGCAGCAGCTCTga